A window from Amblyomma americanum isolate KBUSLIRL-KWMA chromosome 7, ASM5285725v1, whole genome shotgun sequence encodes these proteins:
- the LOC144099372 gene encoding uncharacterized protein LOC144099372, translating into MRRDRLILVAAFLLLQSGLEPANALQDHGSTPGQFLTEQASMPYQFSYFAGGHDGSHSRHETRDANGRVTGHYTLATDEGSQRVVCYVADEHGFRAWVDTNEQGTDNQDPADVSVRSSAPGTSGVPRGPIKGVCGSPPPPAGPPAQTQILVTSPPVVIPPPVRKPAYVPPPVHHEEVIVPPPTVKVYPPPVQQVVVSPPVHKVSYVPPEPPTYVEPPPVRTYVRKVVVKKPVHDNSYYVPPPQPAKTYYVPPPQPAKTYYVPPQQPARTYYVPPPSPPKTYYVPSQPVVVEPPRRRPPPTRRVSYQPAREEVVLPPSRPTYYDTPPTPPRPAVQEVYVHPRPVSRCSGYCGPKVTARIVPRPQEPSYVKHSQDVSYSVRRGPYIAPRYEPWSQSSYKTYRTYNEPPQSYRPQGDIPIGVSYKMSISRGPGGPYPWQDEVVSRPTSYYRHAQPSTPPSGPHYYRPAESAPEPVYPSSRPQGGYAKNDLQDDDDDTYDFKRPSYG; encoded by the exons ATGCGGCGAGACAGG CTGATCCTCGTGGCCGCTTTCCTGCTGCTACAAAGCGGTCTGGAGCCGGCGAACGCCCTCCAGGACCATGGAAGCACG CCGGGGCAGTTCCTGACCGAGCAGGCGTCCATGCCCTACCAGTTCTCGTACTTCGCCGGCGGACACGACGGCAGCCACTCGCGTCACGAGACGCGTGACGCCAACGGGCGCGTCACGGGACACTACACGCTGGCCACGGACGAAGGGTCGCAGCGCGTGGTCTGCTACGTCGCCGACGAGCACGGCTTCCGCGCCTGGGTCGACACCAACGAGCAGGGCACGGACAACCAGGACCCCGCGGACGTCAGCGTCCGCTCCTCGGCGCCCGGAACGTCGGGAGTGCCCAGGGGACCCATCAAGGGCGTCTGCGGAAGCCCGCCCCCTCCCGCGGGTCCTCCTGCTCAGACCCAGATCCTGGTGACTTCGCCGCCGGTGGTCATACCGCCGCCGGTACGCAAGCCAGCCTACGTGCCTCCGCCCGTGCACCACGAAGAGGTCATTGTGCCCCCGCCTACAGTTAAG GTGTATCCTCCTCCCGTGCAGCAAGTCGTGGTGTCCCCGCCTGTGCACAAGGTCAGCTACGTGCCCCCCGAACCCCCGACGTACGTCGAGCCGCCCCCCGTGCGAACCTACGTGCGCAAGGTGGTCGTGAAGAAGCCCGTGCACGACAACAGCTACTACGTGCCACCCCCACAACCTGCCAAGACTTACTACGTGCCACCTCCACAGCCGGCCAAGACTTACTACGTGCCTCCACAGCAGCCAGCAAGGACCTACTACGTACCCCCTCCGTCGCCACCAAAGACCTACTACGTGCCTTCACAG CCTGTGGTTGTGGAGCCTCCCCGCCGCCGCCCTCCACCGACCCGTCGCGTGTCTTACCAGCCGGCACGCGAGGAGGTGGTGCTGCCACCGTCCAGGCCCACGTACTacgacacgccgccgacgccgccgagGCCCGCCGTACAGGAGGTGTACGTGCACCCGCGACCCGTGTCCAGGTGTTCGGGCTACTGCGGGCCCAAGGTGACAGCACGCATAGTTCCCCGGCCCCAGGAACCGTCGTACGTCAAGCACAGCCAGGATGTCAGCTACTCGGTCAGGAGGGGGCCCTACATTGCACCCAG GTACGAGCCGTGGAGCCAGTCTTCGTACAAGACGTACCGCACGTACAACGAGCCTCCGCAGTCTTATCGTCCCCAGGGCGACATCCCCATCGGCGTCTCGTACAAGATGAGCATCTCCCGGGGACCCGGTGGCCCCTACCCGTGGCAGGACGAGGTTGTGAGCAGGCCCACGTCCTACTACCGGCACGCACAGCCCTCCACGCCACCCTCCGGACCACACTACTACAG GCCCGCCGAATCAGCGCCGGAGCCGGTCTACCCGTCCTCACGACCGCAGGGAGGCTACGCCAAGAACGACCTgcaagacgacgacgacgacacgtACGACTTCAAGAGGCCCAGCTACGGCTGA